In Methanocella paludicola SANAE, the sequence GCTTGTCCGCGTCGAACAGGCACTTCGCCTCCAGGGTGCACGGCTCGCCCCCGCGCCGGTGACGGTGGGATGCGATGGCGTGCAAAATGGCATCTTTCTTTCCCGGCTGGATGCCAAGGCCATCGAGTATGGGCCCGGCCATCCGGACGCTCAGCTCCTCGTGGATATCCTCGCAGTCCTTGTTCTTCGACTCCTCGGCCCGCCCGATGTCGTGAAGCAGGGCCGCCATCCTCACAATAAAAAGGTCAGCGCCCTCAGCCATGGCGATCCGCTCGGCCAGACGATAGACGCGCTCGGCGTGCGAGAAGTCGTGGCTCGGCGCGAGCCCGGCGTGAGTCGACCGGGATATATCCCTTGCCCTGGCCAGCATCGTGTTCTCGTCCGTCCCCTCACCTCCCGAAACAGAGCAGGTACAGCGCCCGCCCGCCCTTCGTTGAATAGACTCCGAAGTAGCGCCTGTCATCCACGTACTCGCCGTAGCCCTCGGGCCCGGCCATGCCGAGCCTGGCCAGGTAGCAGGCGTCCTCCTCCAGCGCGAGCTTTGTCTCGCGCACTTCCCTGCCGCCGAGATATACGGTAGACCTCTCGAGCTTTCCCAGCACGTTCTCGACGGCCCCGCCCTTCTGTACGTATGCCGCCTCCTCGTGCTCGTGGCCGCAGACGATGAGGAACCCCGTGCCGAGCTGAGGCCTCACCGCGTCGAACGCGTCCTCGGGCAAATAATGGTACCCGCTGGCGTCCACGTACCGCTCCCCGGAGAACGAGATCCGCTGCCAGGGCTGAGTGTACAGCCAGGCCTCGATGCCCTCCGCGCCCTCTGGCGTGATGGCGCACGGGTCGATGGGGCCGCCGTGGACGACGTACAGCCTCTCCTTCGTGTTCACGTAGTACTTGCCCATGCCCCGGAAAAAGCTCTCATACCGGCCCGTAGCGCGGTACTCCTCGTGGGCACGCTCGCTCTCTGCATCGCTCCCGGACACGGGTATCCGGCCGAGGAAGGCCTCGTCGTGGTTCCCCAGGATGGACTCCAGGCCGCTTATGCTCTCCAGGCGTTCGACGACCTGTCCCGGGCCATGGCCCCTCTCCAGCACGTCGCCCATGTTGATGGTCAGGGACACGGGGCCATACCGGTCGACGAAATCGCCGCTTTGCGAAAGCCGGAGGATGGCGTCGAGGGCGCCTATGTCGGCGTGAATGTCCGAGAAGAGCAGGATGGACTCCATGGATCATCCATATGTCAGGGTAACAGATAAAATATGTCCTAGACGAGCTGGCGGGCCTTCTCGTCCCACCTGAACTTCCGGCGGGGGTCCCGCCGGTACCGCTTCAGGGAATCGGCGTCCAGCATGGTGGCGCCGGCGCGCCAGGAGGGCACGCAGTACATGTAGTCCGGCCTCTCCGGGGTGCCTCCCAGGCCAATAATGATAAAGAGCTGGCGCCCGGTGACCTCACGGTACCGGCCATACTTTTTTAGCTGGTACTCCTTGGCCCATGGCAGCCTCCCGAGAAAGTGCGACGCGCGGTACTTGCACTCCACGCCGAAGGCGTCCCCGGAAGGTGTGTGCCGGATCTCCAGGTCCGGCAAGAAGTCGACCTCCTCCTTCGTGGCCCCGTCGCGGATCCACTTTACCTCGAACTCCCTGCCAAAAAGGCCTATGACGTGCTCCTCGAAGGCGAGCCCCGAGGCGT encodes:
- a CDS encoding HD domain-containing protein, giving the protein MTGATSESIQRRAGGRCTCSVSGGEGTDENTMLARARDISRSTHAGLAPSHDFSHAERVYRLAERIAMAEGADLFIVRMAALLHDIGRAEESKNKDCEDIHEELSVRMAGPILDGLGIQPGKKDAILHAIASHRHRRGGEPCTLEAKCLFDADKLDSLGAVGVARSYLWLGEHGRSVYYPPEQYAGIDPKNNSAEVDSTQREWHIKLKHLKDKMYTETGRRIALERHDRMARIIDEIEKEVMGQY
- a CDS encoding metallophosphoesterase; this encodes MESILLFSDIHADIGALDAILRLSQSGDFVDRYGPVSLTINMGDVLERGHGPGQVVERLESISGLESILGNHDEAFLGRIPVSGSDAESERAHEEYRATGRYESFFRGMGKYYVNTKERLYVVHGGPIDPCAITPEGAEGIEAWLYTQPWQRISFSGERYVDASGYHYLPEDAFDAVRPQLGTGFLIVCGHEHEEAAYVQKGGAVENVLGKLERSTVYLGGREVRETKLALEEDACYLARLGMAGPEGYGEYVDDRRYFGVYSTKGGRALYLLCFGR